From a region of the Odoribacter splanchnicus DSM 20712 genome:
- a CDS encoding OmpA family protein yields MKKGLMLIVLVAGLCGITKAQAQVEEVIIEQRLPGYKTSFEANPFWHNWFVSANFGANAFFAEHSSQAKFKNTITFMPELAVGKMFNPWWGLRLQGGGGALHGFTDNAGSMLHMHYMHMNIDFMMGLINFFAKYNPDRKFDIVPFFGVGGMTRKHQQSFTIHGGIQAKYKISERFDANIEFQGMIFNDKMVETGGFPNDGLGGLTAGVTYYFKGRGFRTAPKQAVIDEMAAANLVLANQVTQLQNRPPEIKVIEKEVVRPVETKNVEIVESIPSTIPFKFNSAVVQDIYDPLIYNIGTFMKNNPDVKIRIVGYADKFGPINVNLRISQERAEAVANMLKKDYGINSNRMVIEYVGKEKPYYNNNNKWNRCAMVEIIK; encoded by the coding sequence ATGAAAAAAGGATTAATGTTAATTGTTTTGGTTGCTGGTCTATGTGGAATAACAAAGGCCCAGGCGCAAGTCGAGGAAGTCATTATAGAACAACGTCTTCCGGGATACAAAACCTCATTTGAAGCCAACCCATTCTGGCATAACTGGTTTGTTTCTGCAAATTTTGGAGCGAATGCTTTCTTTGCCGAACATTCCTCACAGGCAAAATTTAAAAACACGATTACTTTTATGCCTGAGTTGGCTGTAGGTAAAATGTTCAACCCCTGGTGGGGATTACGGTTACAAGGCGGTGGCGGAGCATTACACGGTTTCACCGATAATGCCGGAAGTATGTTACACATGCATTATATGCACATGAACATCGACTTTATGATGGGATTGATAAATTTCTTCGCGAAATACAACCCCGACCGTAAATTCGATATCGTTCCTTTCTTCGGTGTCGGAGGTATGACCCGGAAACATCAGCAATCTTTCACCATCCATGGCGGTATTCAAGCCAAATACAAGATTTCTGAAAGATTCGATGCCAACATCGAATTCCAGGGCATGATCTTCAACGATAAGATGGTAGAAACCGGTGGTTTCCCGAACGATGGGCTGGGTGGACTTACTGCAGGGGTTACCTATTATTTCAAAGGCAGAGGTTTCCGTACCGCACCGAAACAAGCTGTCATCGACGAAATGGCTGCCGCCAACCTGGTATTAGCTAATCAAGTGACTCAGTTACAGAACCGTCCGCCAGAGATCAAAGTTATCGAGAAAGAAGTGGTTAGACCGGTTGAAACGAAAAATGTAGAAATCGTAGAATCTATCCCCTCTACCATCCCGTTCAAATTCAATAGCGCCGTGGTTCAGGATATTTATGACCCGTTGATCTACAATATCGGAACTTTCATGAAAAACAACCCGGATGTCAAAATCCGCATCGTAGGTTATGCCGATAAATTCGGTCCGATCAATGTAAATCTCCGGATTTCACAAGAAAGAGCCGAGGCTGTCGCCAATATGTTGAAAAAAGATTACGGCATCAATTCTAACCGGATGGTTATCGAATATGTAGGTAAAGAAAAACCTTACTACAACAACAACAACAAATGGAATCGTTGTGCCATGGTTGAAATCATCAAATAA
- a CDS encoding sodium:proton antiporter → MKKVFLFSLFLVLGLVLSQCLPVWLGEAFLTAEKVAKTLMFVCLAFIMINVGREFELDKTKWRSYAADYFIAMATAAVPWIMVAFYYMFLLPADLFGNWDAWKENLLLSRFAAPTSAGILFTMLAAAGLRREWIYKKTQVLAIFDDLDTILLMIPLQIFMIGFKWQLFAVVIVITFLLVIGWKKLGTIRLSQTWKSILFYAVCIVAVTESIYLLTKWMMGADGAIHIEVLLPAFVLGMVMKTVHQHGNRDEKITGMISYLFMFLVGLSTPQFIGIDHGHRITEAVGIIAAQPMPSWEVLVVHVIVVTLLSNLGKMFPLFFYRDRQLEERLALSVGMFTRGEVGAGIIVIAMGYNLGGPALIISVLSLVLNLLLTGGFVVIVKRLAQQAYGLKE, encoded by the coding sequence ATGAAAAAAGTCTTCTTGTTTTCTTTATTTTTGGTTTTAGGGTTAGTTCTTTCACAGTGTTTACCGGTTTGGTTGGGGGAGGCATTCCTGACAGCTGAAAAGGTAGCGAAGACTTTGATGTTCGTTTGTCTGGCATTTATTATGATTAATGTCGGGCGGGAATTCGAATTGGATAAAACGAAATGGAGATCTTATGCTGCCGATTATTTTATAGCTATGGCTACTGCTGCCGTGCCCTGGATTATGGTCGCTTTTTATTATATGTTCTTATTGCCTGCCGATTTGTTCGGGAATTGGGATGCCTGGAAAGAGAATTTATTATTGAGCCGGTTTGCGGCCCCTACTTCTGCCGGTATATTGTTTACCATGCTGGCTGCTGCCGGGTTACGGCGCGAGTGGATCTATAAGAAGACCCAGGTGCTGGCGATCTTCGACGATCTCGATACGATCTTACTGATGATTCCCTTGCAAATATTTATGATCGGTTTTAAGTGGCAGTTATTTGCCGTGGTGATTGTGATCACTTTTTTATTAGTGATCGGTTGGAAAAAACTGGGAACGATCCGGTTGTCCCAAACCTGGAAATCTATTTTATTTTATGCTGTATGCATCGTAGCTGTAACGGAAAGTATTTATCTTTTGACCAAGTGGATGATGGGAGCTGACGGAGCGATTCATATCGAAGTATTGTTGCCTGCCTTTGTCTTGGGAATGGTGATGAAGACTGTCCATCAACACGGGAACCGGGACGAAAAGATAACCGGAATGATTTCTTATCTGTTTATGTTTCTGGTGGGGTTGAGTACACCTCAGTTTATCGGTATCGATCATGGACACCGGATTACAGAAGCTGTGGGGATTATTGCTGCACAGCCTATGCCTTCCTGGGAGGTATTGGTTGTGCATGTGATCGTTGTTACTTTACTTTCGAATTTGGGAAAGATGTTTCCGTTGTTTTTCTATCGGGATCGGCAATTGGAAGAGAGACTCGCCCTTTCTGTCGGTATGTTCACCCGGGGGGAAGTTGGGGCCGGAATTATTGTCATCGCTATGGGCTATAATCTGGGCGGTCCCGCTCTGATTATTTCTGTATTGAGTTTGGTACTCAACCTGCTTTTGACCGGTGGTTTTGTGGTCATTGTGAAACGTTTGGCACAACAGGCTTATGGACTGAAAGAATAG
- a CDS encoding penicillin-binding protein 1A, whose protein sequence is MAQKQYQKKHKKAVSSHRHHHKFKLLKYGVLFILFLAIGITLFVYSVYAGLWGKLPDYAELRDIRNDEASELYSEDNLLIGKYYVENRTNVNFNHISPYAVKALIATEDVRFYEHEGVDKISMLRVFFKTVLLGHRSSGGGSTLSQQLAKNLYPRDEQQVTFIPVVKLKEMFTAHRLENIYSKDDILTLYLNTVSFGENTFGIESAAQKYFSTSASDLTIPQAATLIGMLKGPSRYNPRLHPERALNRRNTVIDQMMKYDYLDEETGEKIKQEELQLHYIPVNHFSGLAPYLREKIRRDADRILKEYNEKYGTNYNLYKDGLILKTTLDAEMQQYAENAVQEHMKKLQQSYYTHLGKQEPWDKNPAILKNAIQNSTVYQRLKHQGLAEKDILKILNEKKAMLVYSPEEGEMRVDYSSIDSIKHYLKILHPAMIAVEPQSGKVKAWVGDLNYKYFQYDQVEAPRQVGSVFKPVVYSAAIHQGTRLDAYYKNEQKTYPEYDDWSPRNSDNNYEGYYTLKGALSKSINTIAVEVLLQTGIDTVIDHARRLGITSELPPYPSLALGVADIPLQEMVRPFMTFANNGNLRPIYYLEEIKDRQGNLIFKAQPEIPRQVLPENEAHLMSNMLSAVIDEGTGQRLRSVYGLHNEMAGKTGTTQNQVDGWFIGYNPQIVVGIRVGANDVNIHFNTIRLGQGANMAMPIFGRFMKDCLESPNYQVWNRLSFPFALPPQQKETEIPTFKEHLNLLEKISNRKLEKVKHPGTTEEKTKEKKGFFRRLFKKKEAK, encoded by the coding sequence ATGGCCCAAAAACAATATCAGAAAAAACATAAAAAAGCGGTTTCTTCTCACCGGCACCACCACAAGTTCAAGCTATTGAAATACGGGGTGCTATTTATCCTGTTTCTCGCAATCGGTATCACTCTATTTGTCTACTCGGTATATGCCGGTCTTTGGGGTAAGCTACCGGATTATGCCGAATTGCGGGATATCCGTAATGACGAAGCTTCGGAATTGTATAGCGAAGACAACTTGCTGATCGGTAAATATTATGTCGAAAACCGTACCAATGTCAATTTCAATCATATTTCCCCTTATGCCGTCAAAGCCCTGATCGCGACCGAAGATGTCCGTTTTTACGAACATGAAGGCGTAGACAAAATCAGTATGCTGAGGGTATTTTTCAAAACTGTTCTGCTGGGACACCGTAGTTCAGGCGGCGGAAGTACGCTCAGTCAGCAATTGGCTAAAAATCTGTATCCCCGGGACGAACAGCAGGTGACCTTTATACCGGTTGTGAAACTCAAAGAAATGTTTACAGCCCATCGTTTGGAAAACATTTACAGCAAAGACGATATCCTCACCCTTTACCTGAACACGGTATCTTTCGGGGAAAATACATTCGGTATCGAGAGTGCCGCTCAAAAATATTTTTCAACCTCTGCTTCCGATCTGACTATCCCTCAGGCAGCCACGTTGATCGGTATGCTCAAAGGACCTTCGCGTTACAATCCGCGTCTGCATCCGGAAAGGGCGCTCAACCGTCGCAACACGGTAATCGACCAAATGATGAAATACGATTATCTGGATGAAGAGACCGGTGAAAAAATAAAGCAGGAAGAACTACAGCTGCATTACATTCCGGTCAACCATTTTTCCGGTCTGGCTCCTTATTTACGCGAAAAAATACGCCGGGATGCCGACCGGATCCTCAAAGAATACAACGAAAAATACGGTACGAACTACAACCTATATAAGGACGGTCTTATCCTGAAAACAACTCTGGACGCAGAGATGCAGCAATATGCAGAAAATGCCGTTCAAGAGCACATGAAAAAATTACAGCAATCCTATTACACCCACCTGGGTAAACAAGAACCCTGGGACAAAAATCCCGCGATACTGAAAAATGCTATTCAGAACAGTACGGTCTATCAACGATTGAAACATCAGGGATTGGCTGAAAAAGACATACTGAAAATTCTGAATGAAAAAAAAGCGATGCTGGTATACAGCCCGGAAGAGGGAGAAATGCGGGTAGATTATTCTTCGATCGATTCGATCAAGCATTATCTGAAGATTTTGCATCCGGCAATGATTGCTGTGGAACCACAATCCGGGAAAGTAAAAGCCTGGGTCGGTGATCTGAACTATAAATATTTCCAATACGACCAGGTTGAAGCCCCGCGCCAGGTAGGATCGGTCTTTAAACCGGTCGTATACAGTGCAGCTATACATCAGGGGACCCGTCTGGACGCTTATTACAAAAATGAACAGAAAACCTATCCGGAATATGACGACTGGTCCCCACGCAATTCGGACAACAATTATGAGGGATATTACACCTTGAAAGGAGCCCTTAGTAAATCGATCAATACCATCGCTGTCGAAGTATTGCTTCAGACGGGCATAGACACCGTTATCGATCATGCCCGCCGTTTGGGTATCACCTCCGAGCTTCCTCCCTATCCTTCTTTAGCCTTGGGAGTAGCCGATATCCCCTTGCAGGAAATGGTTCGTCCTTTTATGACTTTTGCCAATAACGGAAACCTCCGTCCGATTTATTACCTGGAAGAAATCAAGGACCGCCAGGGTAATCTGATATTCAAAGCTCAGCCCGAAATTCCCCGGCAAGTACTGCCTGAAAACGAAGCCCATTTAATGAGCAATATGCTTTCGGCAGTCATCGACGAAGGAACAGGGCAAAGATTGCGTTCGGTATACGGTCTGCATAATGAAATGGCCGGGAAAACCGGTACGACCCAAAATCAGGTAGACGGCTGGTTTATCGGATATAATCCCCAGATAGTCGTCGGAATCAGAGTCGGAGCCAACGATGTAAACATCCATTTCAACACCATCCGTTTAGGACAAGGCGCCAATATGGCTATGCCTATTTTCGGCCGGTTTATGAAAGATTGCCTGGAGAGCCCGAATTATCAGGTTTGGAACAGGCTCTCCTTCCCTTTTGCCTTACCACCTCAGCAAAAAGAAACGGAAATACCGACCTTCAAAGAACATTTGAACCTGCTCGAAAAGATCTCGAACCGTAAACTGGAAAAAGTGAAACATCCCGGAACTACCGAAGAAAAAACCAAAGAAAAGAAAGGATTTTTCCGACGGTTATTTAAGAAGAAAGAGGCGAAATAA
- a CDS encoding adenylate kinase — translation MLNIALFGPPGAGKGTQAKKIVEKYNLAHLSTGDMIRKEIAEGTELGKIAEEIIARGELLSDEFVVRLIENSMAQHRGVNGFLFDGFPRTVAQAEILDRMLEKEGTPLKGLICIHVPFEELKRRMLERAKIEGRADDNEEAIAKRFREYNDKTVHVANHYKKKGVHIDVEGNCPVEEVFNAITKAIEEMK, via the coding sequence ATGTTAAACATTGCATTATTTGGTCCTCCGGGAGCAGGAAAAGGTACTCAGGCAAAAAAGATTGTAGAGAAATATAATCTGGCCCATCTTTCGACAGGAGATATGATCCGCAAGGAAATTGCGGAAGGAACCGAGTTAGGTAAAATAGCGGAAGAGATTATCGCAAGGGGCGAATTGTTGTCTGATGAATTTGTGGTGAGACTGATCGAAAATAGTATGGCTCAGCATCGGGGAGTGAACGGATTCCTGTTCGATGGTTTTCCCCGTACTGTGGCTCAGGCTGAGATTCTCGACCGGATGTTGGAAAAGGAAGGTACTCCTTTGAAAGGATTGATCTGTATCCATGTCCCTTTCGAAGAATTAAAACGCCGGATGCTCGAACGGGCTAAAATCGAAGGACGGGCTGACGATAACGAAGAGGCGATTGCTAAACGGTTCCGGGAATATAATGATAAAACCGTCCACGTGGCTAATCATTATAAGAAGAAGGGAGTGCATATCGATGTCGAAGGAAATTGTCCGGTAGAGGAAGTGTTCAATGCTATTACGAAAGCGATAGAGGAAATGAAATAA
- a CDS encoding M3 family metallopeptidase translates to MKKIMYVICFAGIVVQSCNQHQPVTDNPFLIPFDTPFEVPPFDKIQNRHYLPAFREGIKEQEAEIQAILKNPEAPTFANTIEAMEKSGQLLNKVSYVFFNLREANTNDSINAIAEEIMPEITAHTDGINLNAELFARIKTVYDNQDKENLTTEQKMVLKKYYNNFVRGGANLSAEDKEKFKKINSELALLSLKFGANQLHETNTYRLVIDNEKDLSGLPQGVIAAAAETAKENGLEGKWVFTLQNPSIMPFLQYADNRNLREQIYKAYIDRGSQDNAYNNWANISKMVSLRVQKARLLGFPDYASYVLDDNMAKNSENVYQLCNRIWEAALPISRQEARELQKMIDKTGGRFKLAPWDWRYYAEKLKKEKYGLNETEISQYFPLEEVRKGAFYVANKLYGLTFEQLDNLPLPHPEALAFEVKDADGKHIGIYYADYFPRAGKSSGAWMDAFRPQSKLLNSSPVITNVCNFTKPAGDMPALLTFDEACTLFHEFGHALHGLLSECTYPSVAGTSVARDFVELPSQVMENWAGDPEVLKIYTHHWQTGEPMPQELIDKIQNSSHFNQGFVVTEFMSAALLDMAYHTIQNSDPIDAEKFEKEVLDKIGLIPEITVRYRSPYFGHIFNGGYSAGYYAYTWAEVLDADAFAAFKETGDIFNPEKAKAFRENILSRGGSDDPMKLYKQFRGKEPGIEPLLERKGLKK, encoded by the coding sequence ATGAAAAAAATTATGTATGTCATTTGTTTTGCAGGAATAGTGGTGCAATCCTGCAATCAACACCAACCGGTTACGGACAATCCGTTTTTAATCCCATTCGATACTCCTTTCGAAGTGCCTCCTTTCGACAAAATTCAGAATCGTCATTACCTTCCGGCTTTCCGGGAAGGGATAAAAGAACAGGAAGCAGAAATTCAGGCCATCCTGAAAAATCCGGAAGCTCCCACTTTTGCCAATACCATCGAGGCCATGGAAAAATCGGGGCAGTTGTTAAACAAGGTATCTTATGTGTTTTTCAATCTCCGGGAAGCCAATACGAACGATTCGATCAATGCCATTGCAGAGGAGATTATGCCCGAAATCACGGCTCATACGGACGGTATAAATCTGAACGCCGAGCTATTTGCCCGGATCAAAACGGTATACGATAACCAGGACAAAGAAAATCTGACTACGGAACAAAAAATGGTATTGAAAAAATATTACAACAACTTTGTTCGTGGTGGTGCCAATCTTTCGGCAGAAGACAAGGAAAAATTCAAAAAAATCAATAGTGAACTGGCTTTACTGAGTTTGAAATTCGGAGCCAACCAATTGCATGAAACGAATACCTACCGGTTGGTGATCGATAATGAAAAAGACCTGAGCGGGCTCCCGCAAGGTGTCATCGCTGCTGCTGCCGAGACAGCGAAAGAAAACGGTTTGGAAGGGAAATGGGTATTCACTTTACAGAATCCCAGTATTATGCCTTTCCTGCAATATGCAGACAACCGTAATCTGCGCGAACAGATCTACAAAGCCTATATCGACCGGGGCAGTCAGGACAATGCATACAACAATTGGGCCAACATCAGCAAAATGGTTTCTTTACGGGTACAAAAAGCCCGGCTGTTAGGCTTCCCCGACTATGCCAGCTATGTCCTCGACGATAATATGGCTAAAAATTCGGAGAACGTATATCAATTATGTAATCGAATTTGGGAAGCGGCATTACCGATCTCCAGGCAAGAAGCCCGGGAACTACAGAAAATGATCGATAAAACCGGAGGACGGTTCAAACTAGCTCCCTGGGACTGGCGCTATTATGCTGAAAAATTGAAAAAAGAGAAATACGGGTTGAACGAAACCGAAATCAGCCAATATTTTCCGCTGGAAGAAGTCCGTAAAGGTGCTTTTTATGTAGCCAACAAGTTATATGGCCTGACTTTCGAACAACTCGACAACCTTCCTCTTCCCCACCCCGAAGCCCTGGCATTCGAAGTCAAAGATGCCGACGGTAAACACATCGGAATATATTATGCCGATTATTTTCCACGGGCCGGTAAAAGCAGCGGCGCCTGGATGGACGCTTTCCGCCCGCAATCTAAATTATTGAATTCCAGTCCGGTCATTACCAATGTCTGCAATTTCACCAAACCGGCCGGAGATATGCCCGCCTTGCTTACTTTCGATGAAGCCTGTACCCTATTCCATGAGTTCGGGCATGCTTTACACGGACTACTATCCGAATGTACTTACCCCAGTGTGGCAGGCACCTCGGTTGCCCGCGATTTTGTCGAATTGCCTTCCCAGGTGATGGAAAACTGGGCCGGAGATCCCGAAGTTTTAAAAATCTATACCCACCATTGGCAAACCGGTGAACCGATGCCCCAGGAGTTAATCGATAAAATTCAAAACAGCAGTCATTTCAATCAGGGTTTCGTTGTGACGGAATTTATGTCGGCCGCCCTATTGGATATGGCGTACCACACTATTCAAAACAGCGATCCGATCGATGCGGAAAAATTCGAAAAAGAAGTACTGGATAAGATCGGTTTAATACCTGAAATCACCGTCCGCTACCGCAGTCCTTATTTCGGACATATTTTCAACGGAGGTTATTCGGCAGGCTACTATGCCTACACCTGGGCAGAAGTGTTGGATGCAGATGCTTTTGCTGCATTCAAGGAAACCGGAGATATTTTCAATCCGGAGAAAGCCAAAGCTTTCCGGGAAAATATACTCTCCCGGGGAGGTTCGGACGATCCGATGAAACTTTATAAACAATTCCGGGGCAAAGAACCCGGCATCGAACCGCTATTGGAAAGAAAAGGACTGAAAAAATAA